One Tenebrio molitor chromosome 2, icTenMoli1.1, whole genome shotgun sequence genomic region harbors:
- the LOC138124604 gene encoding esterase B1-like produces MIRHLLKKIRKMRDPIVNVSNGKLRGKTGTNINNGQFYSFQGIPYAKPPLGSLRFKAPQPPEPWTGVRDATQEGSDCIARQPVLGTLRGGEDCLTLNVYTPSLPKQNNRNDLKPVMVWIHGGGFTSGSGSTEVYGPEFLLTEDIVLVTINYRLGIIGFLALEDPDLGVPGNAGLKDMVMALKWVQKNIVNFAGDPNNVTIFGESAGGAASHYLILSPMAKGLFHRAILQSGSTLNVWAKGRRYAPQLAQVLKLHTTDERKILKVLQDLPVEEMYLAAEKVPDPFLASVVRPHGPVIEHKSPDAFLTEHPLNIIRSGQYNHVPIMIGYTTREGILSKVLQKPKPFKPLTDFELAVPNFLNLERGSDISKLIARRIKEYYYGNEEPSTENKDKFYLLETDNFFLRELLRTAKYHVETSSAPVFMYRMSIETSLNMMKNIYVIDEPGVCHADDLGYLFKNLLTPDIEPGSEEDLAIKRFVKLWTNFAKFGDPNPKVKDPVIDVKWKPVTKNEVNFLDIGKDLTTGINPEPERMNFWEDILKVNPVSKL; encoded by the exons ATGATTCgccatttattaaaaaaaatcagaaagaTGAGAGATCCTATTGTGAATGTTTCAAATGGTAAACTTCGGGGAAAGACTGGAACAAACATTAATAACGGTCAGTTCTACAGTTTCCAAGGAATACCTTATGCTAAGCCTCCTCTTGGTAGCCTTAGGTTTAAG GCGCCACAACCACCAGAACCATGGACGGGAGTTCGTGATGCCACCCAAGAAGGAAGTGACTGTATTGCTCGACAACCTGTTTTAGGAACCTTAAGAGGTGGTGAAGATTGTTTAACTCTGAACGTATATACTCCATCT CtaccaaaacaaaataatcgcAATGATTTGAAACCTGTGATGGTGTGGATTCATGGCGGGGGTTTTACCTCTGGTTCAGGAAGCACTGAAGTTTATGGTCCCGAATTTTTATTGACGGAAGATATTGTGTTGGTCACCATCAATTACCGACTTGGAATTATAG GTTTCCTTGCTTTGGAAGATCCAGATTTAGGTGTTCCAGGAAACGCAGGCTTGAAAGATATGGTCATGGCTTTGAAATgggtacaaaaaaatatcgttaATTTTGCTGGAGATCCCAATAACGTCACAATATTCGGAGAGAGTGCGGGAGGAGCTGCTTCACATTATTTGATTCTATCCCCCATGGCTAAAGGCCTTTTCCACAGAGCCATTCTACAAAGTGGTTCCACATTGAATGTTTGGGCAAAGGGAAGACGATATGCCCCTCAGTTGGCACAAGTATTGAAGCTTCACACTACCgacgaaagaaaaattttaaaagtctTGCAAGATTTACCAGTCGAGGAAATGTATTTGGCAGCCGAAAAAGTTCCAGAT CCGTTTTTGGCATCTGTGGTTAGACCACATGGTCCAGTGATCGAACACAAATCACCAGATGCCTTTTTGACAGAGCATCCGTTGAATATAATTAGGTCTGGACAATACAATCACGTACCAATAATGATTGGTTACACCACTAGAGAAGGAATATTATCAAaagttttacaaaaaccaaaacCTTTCAAACCACTGACGGATTTTGAATTAGCCGttcctaattttttaaacctagAACGTGGTTCAGATATATCTAAATTAATTGCAAGGCGAATTAAAGAATATTATTACGGCAATGAAGAACCATCCACTGAAAATaaagataaattttatttg ttagaAACCGACAACTTTTTCCTGAGAGAATTGTTACGGACGGCGAAGTATCATGTTGAAACATCATCTGCGCCTGTTTTTATGTACAGGATGTCCATCGAAACTAGTTTAAATATGATGAAAAATATATATGTCATAGACGAACCAG GTGTTTGTCATGCAGATGACTTgggatatttatttaaaaatttgcttACACCTGATATCGAACCTGGAAGCGAAGAAGATCTAGCGataaaacgttttgtaaagctTTGGACAAACTTTGCAAAATTTGGTGATCCCAATCCTAAAGTCAAGGATCCTGTTATAGACGTAAAATGGAAACCAGTTACTAAAAATGAAGTTAATTTTTTGGATATCGGGAAAGATTTAACTACGGGGATTAATCCAGAACCAGAGAGAATGAATTTTTGGGAAGACATTTTGAAAGTCAATCCTGTCAGTAAATTATAA
- the LOC138122673 gene encoding LOW QUALITY PROTEIN: uncharacterized protein (The sequence of the model RefSeq protein was modified relative to this genomic sequence to represent the inferred CDS: substituted 2 bases at 2 genomic stop codons): protein MKDPIVTVSNGKLRGKSGKNIHNGQFYSFQGIPYAKPPVGSLRFKAPQPPEPWRGIRDATQEGSDCISRTPVLDTVRGGEDCLTLNVYTPSLPKQNDRNNLKAVMVWIHGGAFTSGSGSSEIYGPEFLLTEDVVLVTFNYRLGILGFLALEEQDLGVPGNAGLKDMVMALKWVQKNIVHFSGDPNNVTVFGESAGGVAAHYLVLSPLAKGLFHRAILQSGCALSGFGKGSRYAGQLAEELNLHTTDERKILKVLQDLPVEELFLAAEKVPDPLLASVIRPFGPVIERRSHDAFLSEYPLDIIRSGRYNHVPIMIGYTNREGILSEILQKPNPFRPLTDFELAVPNFLKLQRGSDMSKLIAKRIKEFYYGNEEPSADNKDKFYLLETDNFFLRELLLAVKSHVKTSSAPVFLYRMSIESTLNMLKNVYVIEEPGVCHADDLGYLFKNMLTPDIEPGSDEDVGIKRFVKLWTNLAKFGDPNPKGKDPVINIKWKPVTKNEVNFLDIGKNLTTGVNPEPERMSFWDEILKVNPVSKLLTTTFKTFTKMKEPVVTVSDGKLQGKTGTNINNGQFYSFQGIPYAKPPVGSLRFKAPQPPEPWTGVRDATREGCDCIARHPVLTTIIGGEDCLTLNVYTPSVSPCSASDXSQHLXLFDLLQLPKQNNCNDLKAVMVWIHGGGFISGSGSSEVYGPDFLLTEDVVLVTINYRLGIFGFLSLEHPDLGVPGNAGLKDMVMALKWVQKNIVHFSGDSNNVTIFGESAGGAATHYLVLSPMAKGLFHRAIIQSGCALNVWAKGSRYVSKLAQVLNIHTTDERNILKILQELPAQEVYLAAEKVPDLFLPCGVRPQGPVIEHKSPEAFLSEYPLDIIRSGQYNHVPIMIGYTTREGMLAEILQKRNPLNAWKDFESAVPNFLALERGSDMSKLIAQRIKEFYYGDEEPFTNNKDKYYLLETDNLFLREMLLTTKRHAETSSVPIFLYRMSIETSLNMMKNIFGIEEPGVCHADDLGYLFKNMLTPNVEPGSEEDIGLKRFVKLWTNFAKFGDPNPKGNDPVIDIKWKPVTKSEINFLDIGKNLITGLNPEAERMRFWEDILKVNPNSKL from the exons ATGAAAGACCCTATCGTGACTGTATCAAATGGCAAACTTCGGGGAAAAAGTGGAAAGAACATTCACAATGGTCAGTTCTACAGCTTCCAAGGAATACCTTACGCTAAACCTCCTGTTGGTAGCCTTAGGTTTAAG GCGCCGCAGCCACCAGAACCGTGGAGAGGAATTCGTGATGCCACCCAAGAAGGAAGTGACTGTATTTCCCGAACGCCTGTTTTAGATACAGTAAGAGGTGGAGAAGACTGCTTAACATTAAACGTATATACACCTTCT CTCCCGAAACAAAATGATCGCAATAATTTAAAAGCTGTGATGGTGTGGATTCATGGTGGAGCTTTTACTTCTGGTTCAGGAAGCTCTGAAATTTATGGtcctgaatttttattaactgaAGACGTTGTTCTGGTAACATTCAATTATCGACTTGGAATTTTAG GTTTTCTTGCACTAGAAGAACAAGATTTAGGTGTTCCCGGAAACGCAGGCTTGAAAGATATGGTCATGGCTTTGAAATgggtacaaaaaaatatcgttcATTTTTCTGGAGATCCCAATAATGTTACAGTATTCGGAGAGAGTGCGGGAGGAGTTGCCGCACATTATTTGGTTCTTTCTCCATTGGCGAAAGGCTTGTTCCACAGAGCTATTCTTCAAAGTGGTTGCGCTTTGAGTGGTTTTGGGAAGGGAAGTCGATATGCTGGTCAGCTGGCAGAAGAGCTGAATCTGCACACTACCGAcgagagaaaaattttaaaggtCTTACAAGATTTACCAGTAGAAGAATTGTTTCTGGCGGCGGAAAAAGTTCCAGAT CCATTACTGGCGTCTGTGATTAGACCGTTTGGTCCAGTTATCGAACGCAGATCCCATGATGCCTTTTTGTCCGAATATCCGTTAGATATAATTAGGTCTGGACGATACAATCACGTACCTATAATGATTGGTTACACCAATAGGGAAGGAatattatcagaaattttacaaaaaccaaatcCTTTCAGGCCATTGACAGATTTCGAACTTGCTGTCcctaattttctaaaattacaACGTGGTTCCGATATGTCTAAATTGATTGCAAAGCGaattaaagaattttattaCGGCAATGAAGAACCATCCGCAGATAATaaagataaattttatttg ctAGAAACCGACAACTTTTTTTTGAGAGAATTATTGCTTGCGGTGAAGAGTCACGTTAAAACATCATCTGCTCCTGTTTTTCTCTACAGAATGTCAATTGAATCTACTTTAAACATGCTGAAAAATGTATACGTCATAGAAGAGCCAG GTGTTTGTCATGCAGATGATTTgggatatttatttaaaaatatgctcACACCTGATATAGAACCTGGAAGCGATGAAGATGTAGGGataaaacgttttgtaaaactttGGACGAACTTAGCAAAATTTGGTGATCCCAATCCTAAAGGCAAAGATCCtgttataaacataaaatggAAACCAGTTACTAAAAATGAAGTTAACTTCTTGGACATCGGGAAAAATTTAACGACTGGAGTTAATCCAGAGCCAgagagaatgagtttttgggaCGAAATTTTGAAGGTCAATCCTGTCAGTAAATTAT TAACAACCACATTTAAAACATTCACGAAGATGAAAGAACCTGTTGTGACTGTTTCAGATGGTAAACTTCAAGGCAAAACTGGAACCAACATTAACAACGGCCAGTTCTACAGTTTCCAAGGAATACCTTATGCTAAACCTCCTGTTGGTAGCCTTAGGTTTAAG GCGCCTCAACCGCCAGAACCATGGACAGGAGTTCGTGATGCCACCCGAGAAGGATGTGACTGTATTGCGCGACATCCTGTTTTAACAACCATAATAGGAGGTGAAGATTGCTTAACTTTAAACGTGTACACTCCCTCTGTAAGTCCTTGTAGTGCTAGTGACTGATCGCAACATTTGTAGTTGTTTGATCTGTTGCAGTtgccaaaacaaaataattgcaatGATTTAAAAGCTGTGATGGTATGGATTCATGGAGGAGGTTTCATCTCTGGTTCAGGAAGTAGCGAAGTCTATGGTCCCGATTTCTTATTGACAGAAGATGTTGTGTTGGTTACCATCAATTACCGACTTGGAATTTTTG GCTTCCTTTCGCTGGAACATCCAGATTTAGGTGTTCCAGGAAACGCAGGCTTGAAAGACATGGTAATGGCTCTAAAATgggtacaaaaaaatatcgttcATTTTTCTGGAGATTCTAATAATGTCACGATATTTGGAGAAAGTGCGGGTGGAGCTGCAACACATTATTTGGTTCTATCTCCAATGGCTAAAGGCTTGTTCCACAGAGCTATAATCCAAAGTGGTTGCGCCCTGAACGTTTGGGCGAAGGGAAGTCGATATGTTAGTAAGTTGGCACAAGTGTTGAACATTCACACAACAGACgaaagaaacattttaaaaatcttaCAAGAATTACCAGCTCAGGAAGTGTATCTAGCAGCGGAAAAAGTTCCAGAT CTATTTTTACCGTGTGGGGTTAGACCACAAGGTCCAGTTATCGAACACAAATCCCCGGAAGCCTTTTTGTCCGAATATCCGTTAGACATAATTAGATCTGGACAATATAATCACGTACCTATTATGATTGGTTACACCACTAGGGAAGGAATGTTGGcggaaattttacaaaaacgaaACCCTCTCAACGCATGGAAAGATTTTGAGTCTGCCGTTCCCAACTTTTTGGCACTGGAACGTGGTTCAGACATGTCCAAATTGATTGCTCAGCGaattaaagaattttattatGGCGATGAAGAACCGTTCACAAATAATAAAGATAAATAttatttg ctaGAAACTGACAACTTGTTCCTGAGAGAAATGCTGCTTACGACGAAGCGTCATGCTGAAACGTCATCTGTTCCTATTTTTCTATACAGAATGTCCATTGAAACTAGTTTAAACATGATGAAAAATATATTCGGCATAGAAGAACCAG GTGTTTGTCATGCAGATGATTTGggttatttattcaaaaatatgcTTACACCTAATGTAGAACCTGGAAGTGAAGAAGATATTGGCCTCAAGCGGTTTGTAAAACTTTGGACGAACTTTGCAAAATTTGGTGATCCCAATCCTAAAGGCAACGATCCTGTTATAGATATAAAATGGAAACCAGTTACTAaaagtgaaattaatttcttgGATATcgggaaaaatttaattacaggaCTTAATCCAGAAGCAGAGCGAATGCGTTTTTGGGAAGACATTTTGAAGGTCAATCCTAACAGTAAACTGTGA
- the LOC138124606 gene encoding juvenile hormone esterase-like: MVVIQIEHGKLRGKTGTDRQNRIFYSFQNIPYATPPVGKLRFKAPQPVQPWQGIKDATEEGSESVSRHLLTKKFIGSEDCLNLNVYSPELPQDGRPLKPVMFWIHGGIFMTGSNKTELFGPEFLMAEDVVLVTINYRLGILGFLSLDDPSLGVPGNAGFKDMVMALKWVQQNIAHFCGDPNNVTVFGESAGAAAAHLLMLSPMAKGLFHKVIAQSASALNSWVVGQRSAQTIAKKLGFANSDDRKILDFLQNVPAKMILRAQIQIDTDDFVENDIRFFGAVVERPSNEEAFLKDKPIDIILSGNYNHVPMIMGYNVREGMAFNDIVPARSRKSFFENMELSVPFALNIARGSKISKQIADKIRLFYFGDVQRNREQHATQYYDLVTDTSFLRDVYFSVKNHMKTATKPIYFYKMSLETELNIFKKLAGATVPGVYHGDDLGYLFKTLFTPDIAPGSVEDVIQRKFARLWTNFARCGDPTPDPNDDLLNVQWKPVAKDQVHFLNIAEELTMGVNPEAERMDFWTRIYRINSAVSKL, encoded by the exons ATGGTTGTAATACAGATTGAGCATGGCAAACTAAGAGGTAAAACTGGTACAGACAGACAAAACAGAATATTTTACAGTTTCCAGAATATTCCGTATGCGACACCACCAGTAGGCAAACTGcgatttaaa GCACCGCAACCCGTGCAACCATGGCAAGGAATAAAAGATGCTACGGAGGAAGGAAGTGAAAGTGTTTCTCGGCACTTACTTACCAAAAAATTTATCGGATCGGAAgactgtttaaatttaaatgtatacAGTCCAGAG TTGCCCCAAGATGGTAGACCGCTGAAGCCTGTCATGTTCTGGATCCACGGAGGCATCTTCATGACGGGCTCAAATAAAACTGAACTGTTCGGACCAGAGTTCTTAATGGCCGAAGACGTCGTCTTGGTCACGATCAACTATCGTCTAGGAATTTTAGGCTTTCTCAGTTTGGACGATCCATCTCTGGGAGTCCCAGGAAATGCAGGTTTTAAAGACATGGTAATGGCCTTGAAATGGGTGCAACAGAACATCGCTCACTTTTGCGGAGACCCCAACAACGTGACTGTCTTCGGAGAAAGTGCTGGAGCTGCTGCTGCTCATCTTCTGATGTTGTCTCCCATGGCAAAAG gtttgtttCATAAAGTCATTGCTCAAAGTGCAAGCGCTTTAAATTCGTGGGTGGTGGGGCAAAGATCTGCCCAAACCATTGCCAAGAAGCTCGGATTTGCAAATTCTGACGATagaaaaattctggattttctcCAAAACGTTCCCGCTAAAATGATTTTGAGGGCGCAGATTCAAATCGATACT GATGATTTTGTCGAAAATGACATTAGATTTTTTGGAGCTGTTGTTGAAAGACCATCGAATGAAGAAGCTTTTCTAAAAGACAAACCAATCGATATAATACTGTCAGGCAACTACAATCACGTACCAATGATCATGGGTTACAATGTCAGAGAAGGTATGGCCTTTAATGACATAGTACCAGCAAGGTCAAGAAAATCGTTTTTCGAAAATATGGAACTATCCGTTCCTTTTGCACTGAACATTGCCAGAGGTAGCAAGATTTCAAAGCAAATTGCTGACAAAATTcgccttttttattttggtgaCGTCCAACGAAACAGAGAACAGCACGCAACACAATATTACGAC TTGGTTACGGACACCTCGTTCTTGAGGGACGTGTATTTCTCGGTCAAGAATCACATGAAGACCGCCACCAAGCCCATATACTTTTACAAAATGTCTCTGGAGACGgaactaaatatttttaaaaaattggctGGAGCAACTGTACCCG GTGTTTACCACGGTGACGACTTAGGATATTTGTTCAAGACACTGTTTACTCCTGACATTGCACCAGGGAGTGTCGAAGATGTGATCCAGAGAAAGTTTGCAAGGTTATGGACTAACTTTGCTCGTTGTGGAGATCCTACCCCTGACCCGAATGACGATTTGTTAAACGTACAGTGGAAGCCTGTTGCAAAAGATCAAGTGCACTTTCTCAATATAGCTGAGGAATTAACAATGGGCGTTAATCCAGAAGCAGAGAGAATGGATTTTTGGACTAGAATTTATAGAATTAACTCAGCAGTTTCCAAGTTATAA
- the LOC138124603 gene encoding juvenile hormone esterase-like isoform X1, with the protein MNILRHKTLPPRYFYRNSLGSCVLYRSVKMNQPTVTVKQGKLVGTVSKDIDGNNFYSFKGIPYATPPLGKLRFKAPLPPSPWTGVLQAIKDGNCCYSKDLFTKKIVGSEDCLNLNVYTPRLPTTDSNLLPVMVWIHGGGFTTGSNSSDIYGPEFLITSNVVIVVINYRLGLLGFLSIDDPSLGIPGNAGFKDMIMALKWVQNNIQQFNGDSNNVTVFGESAAGGAVHLLMLSPMSRGLFHKAVAQSGCALNPWSRAKRFDIKMYDVFDYNESSNENIAEYLRNLPVEKLLECQFKMGYFLDVNRMNPFGLVIEREFAEQGEVPFLTEDPVDVILSKNFMDIPLMIGFTKMEGLLVHTYRPTAYENMLKDFEANVPHLLGYKTGTNESKAVAEKIKSFYFGDEDPAQNKNQFYEMVTDNLFLYGIYSTVKKHSFNSASPVYFYRLSLETSLKFLQVLMKDKEEGAAHGDDVAYLFKNIFNKPLLRDTLEYTSVKRIVKLWTNFAYYGNPTPDNNSTLIWEKVNKKQVGFLDIGNELTFFNDLQQTSLQFWDKIYEESSQGYKFSCRNPTLLKKCKGRL; encoded by the exons atgaATATTCTACGACACAAAACACTACCTCCTCGATATTTTTATAGAAACTCACTTGGTTCGTGTGTTTTGTACAGGTCAGTTAAAATGAATCAGCCGACAGTTACAGTCAAGCAAGGTAAACTAGTTGGGACGGTTTCTAAAGACATCGACGGTAATAATTTCTACAGTTTCAAAGGAATTCCTTATGCAACCCCACCATTAGGAAAACTTAGATTTAAG gcACCGCTACCGCCTTCGCCATGGACAGGAGTTTTGCAAGCTATAAAAGATGGAAACTGCTGTTATTCAAAAGacttgtttacaaaaaaaattgttgggtCTGAggattgtttaaatttaaatgtttatacTCCTCGC CTGCCAACTACCGACAGTAATTTATTGCCGGTCATGGTATGGATTCATGGTGGGGGATTTACAACTGGCTCAAATAGTTCAGATATATATGGCCctgaatttttaataacatcaAACGTTGTTATAGTCGTAATAAATTACAGATTAGGATTATTGG GTTTCTTGAGTATTGACGATCCCTCACTGGGAATACCTGGCAATGCCGGATTTAAAGATATGATCATGGCGCTGAAATGGGTTCAAAATAACATACAACAATTTAACGGTGATTCTAATAATGTCACTGTCTTTGGGGAGAGTGCCGCAGGGGGTGCAGTACATTTGTTAATGTTATCACCGATGTCTCGAGGGTTGTTCCACAAAGCCGTAGCACAAAGTGGATGTGCTTTAAACCCATGGTCTAGAGCTAAACGAtttgatataaaaatgtacGACGTCTTTGATTACAACGAAAGCAGCAACGAAAATATTGCAGAATACCTTCGGAATCTTCCTGTAGAAAAGTTGTTGGAGTGTCAGTTTAAAATGGGCTAT TTTTTAGATGTTAACAGAATGAATCCGTTTGGATTGGTTATTGAGAGAGAATTTGCCGAACAAGGAGAAGTCCCCTTTTTAACTGAAGATCCTGTTGATGTTATTCTGTCGAAAAATTTTATGGATATACCTTTGATGATTGGATTCACAAAAATGGAAGGTCTACTAGTTCACACTTACCGACCGACAGCTTATGAAAACATGTTAAAGGATTTTGAAGCAAACGTACCACACTTGCTTGGTTACAAAACTGGCACTAATGAGAGTAAAGCTGTGGCCGAAAAAATTAagagtttttattttggagATGAAGATCCtgcgcaaaataaaaatcagttTTATGAG ATGGTAACTGACAACTTATTCTTGTATGGAATCTACAGTACCGTCAAGAAGCATAGTTTTAATTCTGCTTCTCCTGTGTATTTTTACAGACTGTCTTTGGAAACGTCCTTAAAGTTTCTTCAAGTGTTGATGAAGGACAAAGAAGAAG GAGCTGCTCATGGTGATGACGTGGCatatcttttcaaaaatatttttaataagccTTTACTACGAGATACTTTAGAATATACTTCTGTAAAACGCATTGTTAAATTGTGGACGAACTTTGCGTATTATGGAAATCCCACACCAGACAACAACTCAACGTTGATTTGGgaaaaagttaataaaaaacaagtgGGTTTTCTCGACATTGGCAAcgaattaactttttttaacgatttGCAACAGACAAGTTTGCAATTTTGGGACAAAATATACGAAGAAAGTTCACAAGGTTACAAGTTTTCTTGTCGGAATCCAACAttactcaaaaaatgtaaaggtCGTTTGTAA
- the LOC138124603 gene encoding juvenile hormone esterase-like isoform X2, with protein sequence MNQPTVTVKQGKLVGTVSKDIDGNNFYSFKGIPYATPPLGKLRFKAPLPPSPWTGVLQAIKDGNCCYSKDLFTKKIVGSEDCLNLNVYTPRLPTTDSNLLPVMVWIHGGGFTTGSNSSDIYGPEFLITSNVVIVVINYRLGLLGFLSIDDPSLGIPGNAGFKDMIMALKWVQNNIQQFNGDSNNVTVFGESAAGGAVHLLMLSPMSRGLFHKAVAQSGCALNPWSRAKRFDIKMYDVFDYNESSNENIAEYLRNLPVEKLLECQFKMGYFLDVNRMNPFGLVIEREFAEQGEVPFLTEDPVDVILSKNFMDIPLMIGFTKMEGLLVHTYRPTAYENMLKDFEANVPHLLGYKTGTNESKAVAEKIKSFYFGDEDPAQNKNQFYEMVTDNLFLYGIYSTVKKHSFNSASPVYFYRLSLETSLKFLQVLMKDKEEGAAHGDDVAYLFKNIFNKPLLRDTLEYTSVKRIVKLWTNFAYYGNPTPDNNSTLIWEKVNKKQVGFLDIGNELTFFNDLQQTSLQFWDKIYEESSQGYKFSCRNPTLLKKCKGRL encoded by the exons ATGAATCAGCCGACAGTTACAGTCAAGCAAGGTAAACTAGTTGGGACGGTTTCTAAAGACATCGACGGTAATAATTTCTACAGTTTCAAAGGAATTCCTTATGCAACCCCACCATTAGGAAAACTTAGATTTAAG gcACCGCTACCGCCTTCGCCATGGACAGGAGTTTTGCAAGCTATAAAAGATGGAAACTGCTGTTATTCAAAAGacttgtttacaaaaaaaattgttgggtCTGAggattgtttaaatttaaatgtttatacTCCTCGC CTGCCAACTACCGACAGTAATTTATTGCCGGTCATGGTATGGATTCATGGTGGGGGATTTACAACTGGCTCAAATAGTTCAGATATATATGGCCctgaatttttaataacatcaAACGTTGTTATAGTCGTAATAAATTACAGATTAGGATTATTGG GTTTCTTGAGTATTGACGATCCCTCACTGGGAATACCTGGCAATGCCGGATTTAAAGATATGATCATGGCGCTGAAATGGGTTCAAAATAACATACAACAATTTAACGGTGATTCTAATAATGTCACTGTCTTTGGGGAGAGTGCCGCAGGGGGTGCAGTACATTTGTTAATGTTATCACCGATGTCTCGAGGGTTGTTCCACAAAGCCGTAGCACAAAGTGGATGTGCTTTAAACCCATGGTCTAGAGCTAAACGAtttgatataaaaatgtacGACGTCTTTGATTACAACGAAAGCAGCAACGAAAATATTGCAGAATACCTTCGGAATCTTCCTGTAGAAAAGTTGTTGGAGTGTCAGTTTAAAATGGGCTAT TTTTTAGATGTTAACAGAATGAATCCGTTTGGATTGGTTATTGAGAGAGAATTTGCCGAACAAGGAGAAGTCCCCTTTTTAACTGAAGATCCTGTTGATGTTATTCTGTCGAAAAATTTTATGGATATACCTTTGATGATTGGATTCACAAAAATGGAAGGTCTACTAGTTCACACTTACCGACCGACAGCTTATGAAAACATGTTAAAGGATTTTGAAGCAAACGTACCACACTTGCTTGGTTACAAAACTGGCACTAATGAGAGTAAAGCTGTGGCCGAAAAAATTAagagtttttattttggagATGAAGATCCtgcgcaaaataaaaatcagttTTATGAG ATGGTAACTGACAACTTATTCTTGTATGGAATCTACAGTACCGTCAAGAAGCATAGTTTTAATTCTGCTTCTCCTGTGTATTTTTACAGACTGTCTTTGGAAACGTCCTTAAAGTTTCTTCAAGTGTTGATGAAGGACAAAGAAGAAG GAGCTGCTCATGGTGATGACGTGGCatatcttttcaaaaatatttttaataagccTTTACTACGAGATACTTTAGAATATACTTCTGTAAAACGCATTGTTAAATTGTGGACGAACTTTGCGTATTATGGAAATCCCACACCAGACAACAACTCAACGTTGATTTGGgaaaaagttaataaaaaacaagtgGGTTTTCTCGACATTGGCAAcgaattaactttttttaacgatttGCAACAGACAAGTTTGCAATTTTGGGACAAAATATACGAAGAAAGTTCACAAGGTTACAAGTTTTCTTGTCGGAATCCAACAttactcaaaaaatgtaaaggtCGTTTGTAA